The Rhodamnia argentea isolate NSW1041297 chromosome 7, ASM2092103v1, whole genome shotgun sequence genome contains the following window.
TTAAAAAATGCACCCTTTATTCCAGAATTCATCTATTTTACATCAAATGCCTCTCCAACAGCAAGAACAACAAGTATGTTTACCCTGTCGCAAGAGTGGTAGCAGACCACCGATTAAATCTGTGGAGATTAGTGTGTAATACCAAGAAAGTCACCACAAGCAGTAACAATTGACTTAAGTCTGACATAGACTAAACTAGGTTGATGAAAACAATCGGTAATGCCAATATATCAAGTGGAAAGTGATATATGGGTTACTAGTATTGATACTCCGATCCAATGGAAAGACAACCCATCACAGTTAACAATCTATCATGCAATAGGAATACTGAACTCATAAATCCTTGTGAAGCGCTTTGACAATGCAGCCAGGAGTGGGAACAAGCAGTCTATAAGCGTTTCCCTGAATAAGACTGTTTGGTAATGGGCAGTACCTTATGAACCTCAACATGTATGCACTAACTTCATTACCTTCTGAACACGATTGGTCAATCTTGTCATTGCACTCTTCAATTTTCGCACTCGATCCAAATTACGACTGCTAATCTGCAACTTATTTGTATTAACAGacagagaaataaaaaggaacacGGACCAAATATTTGAGCTGCTCTACCCATatgatgaagaaaaggaaaggaaaagcaaGTTTTCAGCATGCATACTCCCGCCAGACGTCATAGTACAAGACCATGTCGAATGAAAAACTTACTCTTCGGTCAATTCCCACAGAAAATAAGCAAACAAACAGGGTTTCAAGAAAGGCTCGCCTTTGAAGTCAGCTCGTCTAAAGCTGGATAAGCATCAGTCTCCAGTTCTCTTGTGCGCGCATCAAGGAAACTACAGATAGCCTCCAATGCAACTTCTAATGCCCGAAATTCGAAAGGAAATTCTGCATAGTATAGCAAAATGGCCAGCATcccaaaatcaagaaatttcTTGTCTGGCAAATATCACAAAGACAAAGCTATCACTGAACTAATCAAATGCTGGTGATTAGCAAACACTCTTTATCCTATCTCATTGTCATTTAGTTATCGGCGAATTATCAAAAGAACATCATCTACTAGAAGCAGCAACATGATACCATTTTGCTCCCCAACGTCAGCATCATTGTTCACTTCTTGCTGCTCGTCCTCTTCACCTTGGAACTGACCGATTCCAGGCAACCGCCTCTTGAGTTCCTCGACAATTGGAGTGACATTCTCATCTAAGGGATCTCTAAGTAACACCTATACAAAAGCAGAAAGCAATTCTTCACCGAACAAGCTCAATCTCCCCAAAACAGAACTGGATTGTTCCCATTCAGAGAAACTAATTAAGCCAAACCAACGCCGAAGAGAAATGCAGAACGCTCACAAGGAGGGAGAAGATCGATCATACACAAACTGAAAACAACAGTAGTACCTCCTCTGCAGTGAGGATCGCTTTAATGTGCTGTAATTCCaaataaaacaagaagaaacaacacAAGGAAAGAGCAGGCGAATCAGCGACTGCAACTCCGGAAAACTACTCAAGCGGACAAGACGGCGACACATCACCGAGCAGATAAATTACCTCCAAATTGAGGACAATCAACTTCTCTCTGCCTAAGATCTTAGAAGGGTGCGACAGCATGGGATCGAGCATGCGAAGATCTCTGGCGTGGATTCCCACCCGGCGCATGATTTCGTACTTGTCCACGTCCAGCACGCTGCTCCGCCCCTCGCGGTCCAGCAGGATCCAGCTCCGAAAGAACGCCGCCTTCTTCTTCAGCGGAGCTTGAGAGTCGGCGGCGACCGTAGCGCCGTCGTCGGGAGCCATCTCTAGATACCTCCCCGGAGCCTCTCCCCGTTCAGCCGCAGCTCCGGAGCCGGCGCGCTGCAGCGACGGCCGGACCGCCGCGAGGCCGAGGGCGAGCGCGGAGAGGAAGAGCCCGGGCTGAACCGGCGAATCTCGCGAAGGGTTCGAGGGGCTCGTTGTGCTAACTGATAGCGTCGCCGCTGGAGTGGCCGAGAGAGCGACAATGgggttgtggtggtggtggtggtggtttgtggaagggagaggtgCATGGCGTGGCGCAGCGGCAGTTAGTGAAGTGAGAGTGTGGGAAGCAGCGCGTGATGATTGGAAGTTACCAAAAGATAAGGGGCACGGTCG
Protein-coding sequences here:
- the LOC115752022 gene encoding magnesium transporter MRS2-I-like isoform X2 is translated as MAPDDGATVAADSQAPLKKKAAFFRSWILLDREGRSSVLDVDKYEIMRRVGIHARDLRMLDPMLSHPSKILGREKLIVLNLEHIKAILTAEEVLLRDPLDENVTPIVEELKRRLPGIGQFQGEEDEQQEVNNDADVGEQNEFPFEFRALEVALEAICSFLDARTRELETDAYPALDELTSKISSRNLDRVRKLKSAMTRLTNRVQKVRDELEELLDDDDDMADLYLSRKLAAGSSPVSGSGAPDWFFASPTSGSKLSRTSRASAATAREENDVEELEMLLEAYFMQIDGTLNKLATLREYIDDTEDYINIQLDNHRNQLIQMQNAMEGFIQVDAHWGKLSGGYSRWSCVWIHLPIHNLLCAAQRSGWFLKRCDSFGKNPSIQCASFRTLCGSHHPIHVPQIVPRLVLPRQ
- the LOC115752022 gene encoding magnesium transporter MRS2-I-like isoform X3, with product MAPDDGATVAADSQAPLKKKAAFFRSWILLDREGRSSVLDVDKYEIMRRVGIHARDLRMLDPMLSHPSKILGREKLIVLNLEHIKAILTAEEVLLRDPLDENVTPIVEELKRRLPGIGQFQGEEDEQQEVNNDADVGEQNEFPFEFRALEVALEAICSFLDARTRELETDAYPALDELTSKISSRNLDRVRKLKSAMTRLTNRVQKVRDELEELLDDDDDMADLYLSRKLAAGSSPVSGSGAPDWFFASPTSGSKLSRTSRASAATAREENDVEELEMLLEAYFMQIDGTLNKLATLREYIDDTEDYINIQLDNHRNQLIQLELFLSSGTLCLSVYSLVAAIFGMNLPYTWREGHGYVFKWVVILAGVVSGSIFLSIISYARHKGLVGS